In Pseudomonas sp. Q1-7, the genomic window CCGACTGTGTGGAAGTCTGTCCGGTGGACTGCTTCTACGAAGGCCCGAACTTCCTGGTCATTCACCCGGACGAGTGCATCGACTGCGCACTCTGCGAGCCCGAATGCCCGGCACAAGCCATCTTCTCCGAGGATGAAGTGCCTGAGGACATGCAGGAGTTCATCGAATTGAACCGTGATCTGGCCGAAGTCTGGCCGAACATCACCGAAAAGAAGGACTCCCTGGCCGACGCCGAGGAGTGGGATGGCGTCAAAGGCAAGCTGGAGCACCTGGAGCGCTGATCCGTCCTCTGCCCAAACGCAAAAAGGCCCGCATCTGCGGGCCTTTTGCTTTCCTTCGGGCAAAAAAAGGGGCGGGGGTTACCCGCCCACTCTTTTGTCCCTATTCCCTGTAGTCCTTGCTCATCATCCTGATGAATCGCATCCGGCGATGTCCTGGTCGATATCCTTA contains:
- the fdxA gene encoding ferredoxin FdxA produces the protein MTFVVTDNCIKCKYTDCVEVCPVDCFYEGPNFLVIHPDECIDCALCEPECPAQAIFSEDEVPEDMQEFIELNRDLAEVWPNITEKKDSLADAEEWDGVKGKLEHLER